A segment of the Selenihalanaerobacter shriftii genome:
TTATTTTAATGTTTATTGGTGCGTCCCCAGGTTCTACTGGAGGTGGAGTTAAGACAACTACTTTTGGAGCTTTATTTGCAGTAGTTTATGCTATGGTAACTGGGAGAAGTGATGTAGAACTATTTAAACGACGATTAGCTAAAGAGGTTATCTTTAAAGCATTATCTATAATTATGATTTCATTATTATTAATAGTAGCAGTGACTATGGTCTTAACTATAACAGAGAATATGAAATTTTTAGATCTGTTTTTTGAGACAGTTTCTGCTTTTGGTACTGTGGGATTATCTACAGGTGTAACCGGTGAATTATCAGTAATAGGTAAATTATTAATTACAATTACTATGTTTGCAGGTCGAGTTGGTCCATTAACTTTAGCTTTAGCTATTGGCCGTAAAGAAGAAACAGCTAATATTAGATATCCAGAAGAAAAGATCTTGGTTGGTTAATAAGTTTTAGTTTTGGAGGGGATATAATGAAGCAGTTTATTGTAATAGGGTTAGGACGTTTTGGAAGTAGTGTGGCAACTACTTTAGCAGAAAAAGGACATGATGTTTTAGCCATTGATTTAGAGGAAGAACCTGTGCAGGAGATCAGTAATATAGTAACTCACGCTGTACAAGCCGATGCTACTGATGAAGATGCATTAAAGACTTTAGGTGTTAATAATTTTGATGTAGCAGTAGTCAGTATTGGTGATAATGTTCATTCGAATGTCTTAGCTGCTTTAATTTTAAAGGAATTAGGAGTAGAGTATGTTGTTGTTAAAGCTCAAGATAATTTACATGGAAAAGTTCTAAGTAAGATTGGCGCTGATAAAATAGTCTATCCAGAACGTGATATGGGAACACGGGTTGCCCATAATTTAGTTACTTCTAATGTCTTAGATTATATAGAATTAGCACCAGATTACAGTATCATTGAAATATTAGCTACTAATAATCTAGTAGGAAAGACATTACAAGAATTAGAATTAAGGAGTAAGTTTGGAGTCAATGTAATAGCAATTAAAAAAGGTAAAGAAATTAATGTTACTCCTGAGGCTGATGATAAGGTTGAATCTAGAGATATTTTAGTAGTAATGGGAGAAGAGGAGAGGTTAGATAAATTAAGAGAATATTAAATTAATCTTTAGATAAGAATAGGAATAGTTCAATATAGGAGGAAGATTATGTTTAACACTTTAAAAGCTAAAATTTTAGCTGGATACTTAATCTTAATCTTAATTATTACTGGAGTAGCATTCTGGTCAATTAATAATTTTTTAGGCTTAAGTAATGCTATCAATGACATTATGGTCGAAAATTATCGTAGTGTAATTGCAGCTGAAAATATGATTGGTTCATTAGAACGTCAAGATAGTGCGGAACTTTTATATCTATTTGGGAAGGAAGAAAAAGGCCTCAAACTCTTTAGGAATAATGAGAAGGATTTCTTAAAATGGTTCTCTAGAGCTGAGGATAATATAACTATTGAAGAAGAAAGAGAGATTTTAGATAAGATTGATAAAGAGTTTACGAAATACTTACAGAATTTTAATCAATTAAGGGATAGGTCTAGACAGAATCAGAACTTAGCGAAAGATTTTTATTTAAGCCAAGGGATGCCGCAGTTTAATCAAATTAAAAAGATATGTGAGCGGTTATTAGATGTTAATCAAAATGCTATGGTTACTGCCCAAGAAAGGGCTAATAATAATGCTAAAGATGCTGTTTATTCTACAGCATTGGTTTCGATCTTAGCTATTGTGTTAGCTTTAGTATTTGGAATTTATATTTCAAATTTAATTATTAAACCGACTAAAAAGTTAACAGAAACTGTAGAAAAGGTTGGCCAAGGTGATTTAAACCAAGAGATTGAAGTAAAATCTAATGATGAAATTGGAGAATTGGCTACTGAATTTAATCAAATGACCCAAAGATTAAAAGAATATGAAGAAATGAATGTTAGTAAATTAGTAGCTGAAAAGAATAAATCGGAAGCCATTGTTAAGAGTATTAATAGTCCTATTGTAGTTACTGATAAAGAGCATAGAATAGTTTTATTAAATCCAATTGCAGAAGAATTATTTGGTATTAGAGAGAGCGAAGTCATCAACAAACATTTTCTAGAAGTTATTAAAGAAGAAGATATATTTAAAGAAATCGAAAGAATAATTGAAGATAATCAATCTGAGGCATCAAGACAGCAAGAGAAGGTTTTACAGTTGGATTATCAGAACAAAGAACATTATTATAGATTGATGGTGACTCCAGTATTGGGTAAAGAAAGGGAAGTATCCAGGGTGATTACATTTTTAGATGATATTACTCATCTTAAAGAAGTGGATGATTTAAAGTCTGATTTTGTTTCTACAGTCTCACATGAATTTAGAACTCCATTGACTTCTATGAATATGGGGCTTAGTCTATTGCTCGAAGAGACTCCTGGAAACATAAATGAAGATCAAGAAGAATTATTAGATGCAGCCCATGAGGATTGTAAGCGCTTAATGGATTTAGTAGATGATTTATTAGATTTATCTAAGATTGAATCCGGTAAGATTCAATTTGAATTAGATAAGGTGAATTTAGTTGACTTAGTGAAGGCTTCAATTAGACCACTTGAGAAGCAAGCTACAGAACAAAATATTAATCTTCTTGAAAGTATTCCTGAAGAATTGCCATTAGTTAAAGCAGACCCAAATAAGATAACATGGGTTTTAAGTAATTTAGTAGGTAATGCTTTACGATATACAGAAGGTGAAGGGGATATAGAAGTAAGTGCGGCTAAAAAGGGTAATAGAGTATATGTATCAGTTGCAGATACAGGGATCGGTATTCCTGAAGAATATAGAAATAAGATTTTCGATAAATTTGTGAGAGTTAAAGGTGAAGATGCTATTGATGTTAGCGGGACAGGGTTAGGTTTAGCTATAGTTAAGGAGATCGTTGAGGCACATGGCGGTAAGATTTGGGTGGATAGTGAATTAAATGAAGGTAGTACTTTTACCTTTACCCTATTACTCGCTGATTAGGAGGGGCAAATAGTGAGTCAGATTTTATTGGTAGAAGATGAAAAAAATATAATTTTGGCAACTAAGATGTGTTTAGAAGGTGCTGGTTATGATGTATTAGTAGTTAAAGATGGTTTAACGGCCATAGATACAGCATTTAATTATAAACCAGATTTAATATTATTAGATATCTTAATTCCTAAGATGAATGGTTATTTAGTCTGTGAAGCTTTACGCCAAGATGAACGAACAAAGAAACTTCCTATAGTTATGTTAAGTGCTAAAGCTGAAGAAGAAGATATTAAAAAGGCTATGAAATTAGGTGCCAATGATTATCTAGTTAAGCCGTTTGAACCTAAAGAATTATTATCTAAGATTAAAGATAATATTGAAGCACTTAATTAGAAAAAATCTTTAATGAGGTGATAAAAATGGTAAAAAAGATTTTAATTATTGATGATGAAAAAAATATTCGTAATACTTTAAGACAGTGTTTACAGACTGATCAGTATGAAGTAGAAACAGCGGTTAATGGTGAAGATGGAGTTCGAAAATTTAAAAAGAATAATTATGACTTAGTTCTTTTGGATATGAAAATGCCAGGGATGGATGGAATGGAGACTTTAGGTAAATTAAAAGAGATTAACAGTAAGGCTGATGTAATAATGATTACTGCATATGGTACTATTGAAACAGCAGTAAAAAGTATGAAATTGGGAGCTTGTGATTATTTAAGGAAACCTTTTTCACCAACAGAGATTCGGGAAATAGTAGATCGTGTATTAGATAGACAGGAATTACAAGAAGAAGAATTGACTGATTTCAATTCTTATGTTGAATTTGCTAAATCTTGTATTACTAATCGCAAATATGATAAGGCAATGAAATACTTGAAGGAAGCTATTAGTTTAGATGCTACTAAACCAGAACCATTCAATTTATTAGGAGTCTTATTAGAGATAGAAGGTAAAATCAATGAAGCCCAAAAACAGTATCGAGCTGCTTTAGCCTTAGATCCTACTCATAAACCAGCACAGGATAATCTAGAAAGAACAGGTAAATTTGACTATAGTATGAGAGATATCAATCTGGGAGAGACTGCGGATGATGAAGAAGAAGCTGAATAGATGCAAAATAATGTTAATCTGTTAAAGTAAAGGGTGATGAGTATATGTATATCTTAATTGTCGGTTGTGGTAAAGCTGGTTCTCATTTAGCTAATTCTCTTTCTAAAGAAGGAAATGATGTAGTAGTAATTGATAATAGAGAAGAAGCTTTTAACAATTTATCAGCAGAATTTACTGGTTTTAATCTACTAGGAGATGCAACAGAACTTGAAATCTTAAAACAAGGTAAAATAGAGCAGGCGGATGTAGTGACTGTTACTACTACTGATGATAATGTGAATTCTATGATTGCCCAAATTGCTAAAGAAATCTTTGAAGTTCCTGAAGTAGTAGCTAGAGTTTTTGCTCCTAGAAGAGAGGAGATTTATAATCAATTAGGAATTGACACAATCTGTCCTACTACTTTATCAGTAGTTGAATTTGAAAAAGTGATTACTAGATAGTAAGATGAGGGGGCAATATCATGAAAGTAATACTTATTGGAGGAGGGAAAGTAGTCTATTTTTTGGCTAAAACTTTTCTTTCTAAAGGTTATGAGGTTGCAATTATAAATAAAGATCAAGATTATTGTGAAATTTTGGCTAAACAATTAAAAGCTACTATTATTCATGGGGATGGATCTGATCCTTATTTTTTAGAAGATGCAGGTGCTTTACGATCTGATGCGGTAGTAGCCTTAACTCCTAATGATCCTGATAATTTATTTATTTGCCAGTTAGCAGAACAGAAATTTCAAGTTCCTAAAACTTTTGCTGTAGTTAATAATCCAACTAACGAATGGGTTTTTCAAAAATTAGGAGTTACTAAAGTAGTTAGTACTACGTCAATCATCGCTTCGTTGATTGAACAACAGGTAACAGTAGATGATGTGACAAATCTTTTCCCTATTGAAGAAGGAAAAGTAACAGTTACTCAAGTTGTTTTAACAGAAGACTCACCTGTTTTAGGTAAGGATTTGAGTGAAGTAGGGTTGCCTTATGATTCGGTACTAGGGTCTATCATTAGGAAGAATGAAGTGATTATTCCTAGAGGTAACACCCGATTGTTAGAAGGAGATAAAGTGATAGTTATTGCGTTACCACAAAACCAAGCAGAAGTATTTAAAGTTCTATTAGGGCATGAAAATGAGGGAGAAAGATGAGATATAAACGCTTACTTAAAGAACGTTATAAATTATTAATTAAATATATTGGAGCCTTAACTATAGGAATTGGAACTTTTTTATTGTTACCTTTATTAATTCTATTTTTTTATCCAGAAGAAATAGTTTATTTGACTGATTTTTTAATTCCTTCAGTTATTTCTTTAATAGTTGGTTTCTTGGCTTGGAAACTTATTCCTTATGAAAAAAAAGTTACTCTTTCATTAAAAGAAGGTGGAATTATTGTCTTAATTTCCTGGATTATAGCTATTGGAGCTTCAGCAGCTCCTTTTGTTATTGCAGGAGATTTAAATATAACTCAAGCTGTCTTTGAGGCAACAAGCGGTTGGACAACAACAGGATTATCTGTTGTTGATGTTACTAAAGCGCCACATGTTTTCTTATTGTGGCGTAGTATTATGCAATTCTTTGGTGGGGTTGGATTAGTAGTTGTAATGTTATCTTCAGTTTTACATCCTTATGGTTTTGGACTATATAATGCTGAAGGGCGGAGTGATAAACTTTTACCTCATGTTAAACGTTCCACTAAAGCAATCATGTTAATCTATTTAGGTTATATTACTGGTGGAGTATTGTTGTATATATTAATAGGGATGACTCCATTTGATGCTATTAATCATTCAATAGCAGCATTATCAACAGGAGGTTTTTCTACTAAGGTAAATAGTATCGGTCATTGGAATAGTTTACCAATGGAATTAATAACTATTATATTGATGATTTTAGGAACAATTAATTTTGCCACTCATTTTACTCTGTTAAGAGGAAAAATTAAGACTTTTTTTAGGAATGGGGAGATTAGATTATTATTCTTTTTAATTGCTTTGTTTGCTCCTATAGTTACTTATTTTTCTATGACAGAAATCTATAGTAGTTTACCTACGGCATTTAGAAGAGGAATCTTTGAAGTTGTTTCTGCTCTTTCTACTACGGGTTATTCATTGGATGTTTTCACTAATTGGAATCAGTTTGGGGTTTTAGCCTTAGTTCTTTTAATGTGGATTGGTGGTGGAACTGGCTCAACAGCAGGTGGTATTAAGTTATATAGGATTTACTTAATGTTTAAATCGTTTATCTGGCAATTAAAGACCTATTTTTTACCTGAAAATGTTATTGTTGATAATTATATTTGGCATGGAGATAGCAAAGCTTATATAAAAGAAAAGTATATTCGTCAAATCGCCAATTATATATTTATTTATATGGTAACTTATTTTATCGGTGTTTTAATTTATTTAGCTCATGGTTATTCATTATCTAAGGCTATGTTTGAATTTGCTTCTTCTTTAGGAACTGTTGGTTTATCAATAGGAATTACTGGTCCAGATGCTCCAGTAACTATTTTATGGACAGAAATTATAGGTATGTTTTTAGGAAGATTAGAATTTTTTGTTATTTTCTTTGCCATAGCTAAATTATTTAAAGATATGAAGGTGCTTAGTAAGAATAATTGATCTATTATCTAAATAATTCTTACCCTAAGTTATAATGATCTCCCAGAGTGGAGATATTATATTATGATATATTAACTTTGGAGGTGGGAATTATTACTTTAGGAGCTAAGTCATTATCACCAGCACAGTTTTTAGTATTAGGTTATATTATTGTAATTTCAATAGGAACTCTTTTGTTGAGTTTGCCGATTGCTACTGTAAATCAACAAGGGTTAAGTTTAATAGATTCTCTTTTTACTGCGACTTCTGCGACAGCAGTGACTGGGTTAATTGTGGTGAATACTAGTACATATTTTACATTCTTTGGTCAAATGGTCATTTTATTATTAATTCAAATTGGTGGATTAGGTTTTATGACTACTTCTACACTCTTTGCTCTATTATTAGGGAAGAAAATTAATTTAAGTGAAAGAAGAATTTTACAAGAAGAGCTCAATCATTTTGATCTAGCTGGTTTAATTAGATTAGTTAGATATGTAACCTTGTTAACATTAGGAATTGAATTTATAGGAGCAGTCTTGCTTTTCTTTAAGTTAATATATAAATATCCTGTACCGCAAGCTATATTTTATTCAATATTCCACTCTATTTCAGCCTTTTGTAATGCTGGTTTTGATTTATTTGGAAATAGCTTAGCCAATTTTACGAGTGATTTTTATGTGAATATGGTGATCACTAGTCTATTTATCATAGGTGGAATTGGTTTTGCAGTAATTGCTGATTTATATCGTTATAGAAAGTTTGAACGTTTTTCTTTAAATACTAAATTGGTATTGGTAACGACTATTACTTTAATTTTGTTAGGTACGGTCGTTATCTTTATTTTAGAATATTCGAATCCAGCTACTTTAAAGAATTTATCATTGAAGGGGAAGTTGTTAGGAGCTTATTTTCAAGGAGTAACACCGCGAACAGCTGGTTTTAATTCCATAGCTACTGGAAAGATGCGAAGTGCTAGTCTCTTTTTTACTATAATTTTAATGTTTATTGGAGCTTCACCAGGTTCCACTGGTGGAGGATTAAAAACAACTACAGCTGGAACCTTAATAGCAGTAGTAGCTAATTTAGTGCGGGGAGAAGATGAAGTTATATTATTTAAAAGAAATTTAGCTCGAGATATAGTTTATAAAGCATTAGCTGTTACTATCATTTCTTTGGGTTGGGTTATATTTATAACTATGATTTTAACTATTACTGAAACAGCTAATTTTTTGCAAGTTTTTTTTGAAGCAGTTTCTGCCTATGGAACAGTAGGACTATCAACGGGAATTACCGGATCTTTAAGTACTATAGGTAAAATAATAATTGTTCTCACCATGTTTTTAGGAAGAGTAGGTCCTTTAACTATGGCAACAGCTATTGGTGAAAAGGAACAGAAAGGTAAGATTAAATATCCAGAAGAAAAGGTGCTAATCGGTTAGTATGTTAACAGGGAGGCAATAAGATGAAACAATTTATAGTAATTGGATTAGGAAGATTTGGTTCTAGTGTAGCCAAAACTCTTTCTGAAAAAGGTTATGATGTTTTAGCTATTGATAGAGCTGAAAGTAAAGTACAAGAGATATCTAATATAGTTACCCATACAGTACAAGTTGATGCTACAGATGAAAATTCTCTTAAAACTTTGGGGGTTAGTAATTTTGATGTAGCAATAGTTAGTATTGGTGAGGATATACACGCCAATATTTTAGCTACCTTAATATTAAAAGAATTAGGAGTTAAACATGTAGTAGTTAAGGCTCAAGATAGATTACATGGTAAAGTATTGAGTAAAGTAGGAGCTGATAAGATAGTTTATCCAGAAAGAGATATGGGAACTAGGATAGCCAATAATTTAATTTCATCTAATATGCTGGATTATATTGAATTTGCGCCAGATTATAGTATTATAGAGATAAAGGCGACTAAGAAGATGGATGGTAATAGTTTGGCTGATCTAGAATTAAGGAGTAAATTTGGAGTTAATGTAATGGCAATTAAAACAAGAGAAGGATTAGAGATTACTCCTGAAGCAGAGAAAATAATAAGAATGGGAGATGTATTAATAGTAATCGGTAATAATAAAAGTTTAGAAAAATTACGTCGTTTTAGTAGTTAGGGGGGGTTTGATGTCTGGAATAATTTCTAGTGCTCAGAATTCAAAAGTAAAATTTTTAAGATCATTATATAGGAAAAAGTATCGTCGTAAACATAAGAAGTTTTTATTGGAAGGTAGTCGGATTATCACTGAGGCTTTAAAAGAAAATGTAGATATCTATCAAGTCTTTTATTCAGATCAATTTTTAGATAGGCAGAGTAATAAAGAATTAATTAATCGACTAAAATCGCAAACAGAAGTGATTCAGATTACAGATTCTTTATTAAAGGATATAGCCGACACTGAAACTCCACAAGGAATTATAGCCATAGTTAATCAGCCTGAATTTGAATTAAATGAATTTTTAGCAGATGATAATGATTTCTTTTTGATTATAGACCAAGTTCAGGATCCTGGAAACTTAGGTACAATTATGAGAACTGCTGATGGGGCTGGAGTTGATGGAATTTTTATATTGAAAGGAACAGTCGATATTTATAATTTGAAGAATATTAGAGCTACTATGGGTTCAATATTTAGGTTACCAATTTTTAACTTAGATCGGCCAGAAAATATCAAAGAGGTATTACAGACAGAAGATATTCAGGTAGTAGCAGGTGAGATTACCACTAATGATTACTATTATGATTTAGATTATCGAAAACCAACAGCTTTAGTAGTTGGGAATGAAGGTTCAGGAATACGGAATGAGGTCTTGGATTTGGTAGATCATAAAGTGAAAATTCCATTGAATTCAGGGATAGATTCTCTAAATGTAGCTATTGCTACTGGAGTAATGCTTTATGAAGTAGTAAGGCAGCGAAAGAAAAGTGGAGAATGACTTGTAAAGGTTTAACAGTTATGATATAATCTATTTTAACAGATATGATTAATAAAATTCCTTGAAAGGGTGTGGTCTTTAGTGGTGACCGCAGATTTGTTCTGGAAGCTTTTTGAACAGACAGGCTCTATTCAGGCGTATTTGGCTTATAGGATTCTTATAGGTACTGCTTATGGAACTCTTTAATTATACTAAGCAGTAAATAATTTAATAAGAGATACAGGCTAAGAAAGAGTGTAGTAATCTAGTGTCAGTCTTTACAGGGAGAAGGTACTATTGATTGAGAGTGTCTTTAAAGATATATTAGATGAAGTTTCGCTCTGGAGCTATTCGATTGAAAGATAGTAGGTCGAATCGGTTTCCCACCGTTAAATGGAAGTAAGAGTTAATATCTAATTGATTTTCATTAAATTAGCTAGAGTAAGTAGGGTGGTACCGCGGCTCTCTCGTCCCTAAATAGGATGAGAGGGCCTTTTTTATATTTAGGGATTAAATTATGAGTTATAATTTAAATTTATATATAGTACTCATGATTTTTATTTATAGCTTAAAATTTATTATTATATAAGGAGGATATGAAAATGGAGGAAAAGTTAAAAGAAATTGAGCAAGCAGCCATTAATGATGTGGAAGAAGCAGTTGATTTAGAAGATTTAGAACAGGTTCGAATTAAATATTTAGGAAAAAAAGGAGAGATAACTGAGATTCTTAAAAATATAGGTAGTTTACCTTCTGAACAACGGCCAGTGGTTGGTAAGTTATCAAATCAAATCAAGGGCAAATTAGAAGGATTAATTGCCAAAAGAAATACTGAATTGAAGGAAGTCCTTAAAGAAGAAAAATTGCAAACGGAACAAATAGATGTAACATTACCTGGAAAACAAACAGATTTAGGTAGTAAACATCCTTTAACTCAAACCTTTAACGAAATAAAAGAGATCTTTCTTGGGTTAGGGTTTAAAATAGCTGAAGGTCCTGAAATCGAAAAGGATTACTATAATTTTGAAGCTTTAAATATTCCTAAAAGTCATCCAGCGCGGGATATGCAGGATTCTTTCTATATTTCTGAAGAAGTTTTATTGAGAACTCACACTTCGCCGGTACAAGTAAGAACTATGGAAGAAAGCGAAGTTCCGATTCGAATTATTGCTCCTGGGCGGGTTTATCGAGTAGATGAAGTAGATGCTAATCACTCTCCAGTCTTTCATCAAGTAGAGGGATTAATGATAGGTGAGAATGTTTCATTTAGTGATTTGAAAGGTATTCTAATTAAAGTAGTAAAGGAGTTATTTGGTGAAAATAGAGATGTAAGATTTAGACCTAGTTATTTTCCATTTACTGAACCTAGTGCTGAAGTAGATGTTTCTTGTGCAATATGTGAAGGAGAAGGATGTAGTACTTGTTCTCATACTGGTTGGTTAGAGATACTGGGTTCTGGTATGGTACATCCTAGGGTTTTAGAAATGTCAGGTTTAGACCCAGAGAAGGTAAGTGGTTTTGCTTTTGGAATGGGAGTAGAAAGAATTGCTATGTTAAAGTATGGAGTTACCGATATTCGTTTATTCTATGAAAACGATAAAAGATTTTTAGAACAGTTTTAAATGAATTTTAATTGTAACATCAATATATTTAAGGAGGTAAAATAGTAATGAATGTTTCATATAAATGGTTACAAGAATATATAGATTTTGATTATAGTCCTCAAGATTTAGCAGAAAAATTAACTTTAGCTGGTTTAGAAGTTGATAAGATAGTTTATCAAGGTGAGGGATTAGAAGATGTAATAATCGGTAAAATTTTAGAGATTAATAAACATCCTAACGCCGACAAGTTATCGATTTGTCAAGTAGATTTAGGAACTACAGAAGAAGAGATAGTCTGTGGTGCTAATAATATGGAGAGTGGCGATAAAGTACCAGTAGCTCCAGTAGGGACTCAATTGCCAAATGGTATGGAAATCAATGAGGTAGATTTAAGAGGAGTAAAATCTCGAGGGATGCTTTGCTCTGCCGATGAGTTAGGATTACAAGAAGACAGAGCTGAAGGTTTGATGATTTTAGATCAAAGTTTAGAAATAGGAAGTAAGTTTATAAATGCTTTAAAATTAAATGACTTTATTCTTGAATTAGATTTAACTCCTAATTACGCTGATTGTTTAAGTATGATAGGAGTAGCCCGAGAAGTAGCAGCAATGACTGGAAATGAATTAAAACTGCCTGAACCTAAATTTGAGGCTAAAGGACTTGAAGTTTCTGAATTAACAAGTATTAATGTAGAAGATGAAGATCTATGTCCTAGATATACAGCAAGAGTAATTAAAAATGTAGAAGTAAAGGAATCTCCTTTATGGTTACAAAAACGATTGAGAGCTATAGGAATTAGACCAATTAATAACATAGTGGATATTACTAATTATGTGTTAATGGAGTTTGGCCAGCCATTACATGCATTTGATTATGATAAATTAGCTGAAAATAGAATTGTAGTTCGTAGAGCTAAAGCTGGGGAAAAATTAATAACACTTGATGACGAAGAAAGAGAATTAGATGAAGATATGTTGGTTATTGCTGATGCCCAAAAACCTGTTTGTGTTGCAGGAGTAATGGGTGGAGCTAATAGTGAAGTAACAACTAAGACAACTAATATTTTGCTTGAGTCAGCTAGTTTTAATCCAATTAGTATTAGAAAAACAGCTAAAAAGTTAGGGTTACATAGTGATTCATCACATAGATTTGAACGTGGTGTAGATATTAATGGTACTAATTTAGCTAGTAAGCAAGCGATTGAATTAATTTTAGAATTAGGTGGAGGAAAAGTAGCTAAAGGAGTTATTGATGCTTATCCTGAACCAGTAGCACCATTAAAGTTAGAATTAAGAACCGACAGAATTAATAAGTTATTAGGAACTGAGATTTCTTCAGAAGAAATGGTGAATTTATTAGAAAAATTAGAGTTTGGTATTGAAGAAAAAGATTCTAAATATATAGTTAAAATACCTACCTTTAGAGGTGATATAAGTCGAGAAG
Coding sequences within it:
- a CDS encoding YqzL family protein; the encoded protein is MVTADLFWKLFEQTGSIQAYLAYRILIGTAYGTL
- the pheT gene encoding phenylalanine--tRNA ligase subunit beta codes for the protein MNVSYKWLQEYIDFDYSPQDLAEKLTLAGLEVDKIVYQGEGLEDVIIGKILEINKHPNADKLSICQVDLGTTEEEIVCGANNMESGDKVPVAPVGTQLPNGMEINEVDLRGVKSRGMLCSADELGLQEDRAEGLMILDQSLEIGSKFINALKLNDFILELDLTPNYADCLSMIGVAREVAAMTGNELKLPEPKFEAKGLEVSELTSINVEDEDLCPRYTARVIKNVEVKESPLWLQKRLRAIGIRPINNIVDITNYVLMEFGQPLHAFDYDKLAENRIVVRRAKAGEKLITLDDEERELDEDMLVIADAQKPVCVAGVMGGANSEVTTKTTNILLESASFNPISIRKTAKKLGLHSDSSHRFERGVDINGTNLASKQAIELILELGGGKVAKGVIDAYPEPVAPLKLELRTDRINKLLGTEISSEEMVNLLEKLEFGIEEKDSKYIVKIPTFRGDISREADLVEEIARMYGYDKIEVTSPSGKILQGKKTWRQSIEDKTLDILTSLGLFEIQTFSFTNQKVFDQIKLPTDSSLRDTVKLNNPLSAEHEVMRTTLIPNLLEVLNRNVNRNIENMEAFELSRVFTPKETELPEERLLLSGAIMKKQDNDMWNLDAANFFTAKGKVERYLEELGIADYEFISSQHPSFHPGRTAEVMIKGEKAGFLGELHPDVIEEYDLLSRTTLFELEFEVIVKHASDDVIYDELPKYPASTRDIALVVKGEVTSQQIEDIIKGLAGELLEEIELFDVYQGEQVEAGYKSLAYSLIYRAKDRTLTDEELNELQIKIENKLDSKVGAKIRQ
- a CDS encoding TrmH family RNA methyltransferase is translated as MSGIISSAQNSKVKFLRSLYRKKYRRKHKKFLLEGSRIITEALKENVDIYQVFYSDQFLDRQSNKELINRLKSQTEVIQITDSLLKDIADTETPQGIIAIVNQPEFELNEFLADDNDFFLIIDQVQDPGNLGTIMRTADGAGVDGIFILKGTVDIYNLKNIRATMGSIFRLPIFNLDRPENIKEVLQTEDIQVVAGEITTNDYYYDLDYRKPTALVVGNEGSGIRNEVLDLVDHKVKIPLNSGIDSLNVAIATGVMLYEVVRQRKKSGE
- the pheS gene encoding phenylalanine--tRNA ligase subunit alpha encodes the protein MEEKLKEIEQAAINDVEEAVDLEDLEQVRIKYLGKKGEITEILKNIGSLPSEQRPVVGKLSNQIKGKLEGLIAKRNTELKEVLKEEKLQTEQIDVTLPGKQTDLGSKHPLTQTFNEIKEIFLGLGFKIAEGPEIEKDYYNFEALNIPKSHPARDMQDSFYISEEVLLRTHTSPVQVRTMEESEVPIRIIAPGRVYRVDEVDANHSPVFHQVEGLMIGENVSFSDLKGILIKVVKELFGENRDVRFRPSYFPFTEPSAEVDVSCAICEGEGCSTCSHTGWLEILGSGMVHPRVLEMSGLDPEKVSGFAFGMGVERIAMLKYGVTDIRLFYENDKRFLEQF